One window of Treponema denticola genomic DNA carries:
- a CDS encoding FlgD immunoglobulin-like domain containing protein gives MKKIQKTLFILIYIFLVVTAGFSVNKTWTGTVSVDWHTSGNWLPSGVPIAGDNVTINTLSNPPKISANAVANSLTISSGSLTITGNTSLILSGNFTRNGGTFSAGPNTTVIFNGSNSTIGGFIPTSFANLTVATSGTVKLDQAITVGGTFTNSGNFNTNQKNVTFNGAVINNGTFKTYIPMQPAANSQLTFKQNFDNNGSFTADSRNTAIFQGQNSKITGTGSSETLFGNLTVAANPAKLELEKNIKIAGTFTQNGKFLVNDNTTVTFTGPNSKIAGYSEPTFFNLTIASGTLKLDRTTVKIKGAFTNDGAFTHNNKTVIFNGLTSKIAGNTETKFYNLTVDANKILHLEQHIIIAAFLENGGIFKAQGKTVTLNPAGTDIKIKGKNTATDTEFAAISCLGAGGKKLTIDGKIMVANLKIGGASEVNKLTVQGGASSEITLSSSNQTPDPGTKKGYYLNVNTDIPIADGKTYYVAESVLGNPNPKNWEHMSSTWKTNATTTNWNTASNWTPEVVPAAGWPVIIPAGGIKYPKLTTNVSAKSVRLNGELDLADYVINDTSNTAPLTNNGLLKMTGTAGSPTNQKDWLESSNTNDLITHITGSKIEYYSNTNNSVWDGPYKNLILGENRAILTANDLKVTGTLTVASTASNLVAINAATQTYDGHINLQKNTTFSSTGANGTMFNGSVSTSGIDIGFSGNGRIQTKDITAKDIIVNAGADTWTSSGTITAQNIIVQRTWTSTGNVTANGSITANGWTAKNVSLKGDLTVARFNQTDGALTFNGTAEQKLNFIGAGNKNIFNLTIHTGAKVKLLSPVTIVRNITNGGTFNADTYTVTLGNNNSHTITGTSYGDDTKKTEFHNLECTGAAGKTLTINGKITVKNALKLSGTAANNTGRLIVNGSGQISLKTDHNSHTDISRQFLKIDTRNLEVLEKPYVVNQSVDHNGKPKSYNGWIFYKNPADISIKNSLAKPRHEYIYLLFSDTSYMSREEFKFIANDTNINPKLEITGGSTTYTSDLQDVSPANTAETLWKIKLDKNIKADDILDPSCQIVLNYFGTPKTKPHISDIGIDMVETLTASNSIVLRHFNAYDEEPALPTLDVRVLAEKKALSSNIKLHFFSKEPPPEYKFWHPDTIPSPPGSFANPQVGTTNYSPTLNGNLMTFIIPSTDPHLKEGKVGQFMYVYNNWLPCARLKDPDDILSFDVWNFNIVGVQMQKGGVSIFDNVVNPHKGQSATIAAHLKKPGMLTIQIMTLDGNIVRTLTRSHHNAGDHFYLWDGRNNGGNPVASGMYFVRIAGPEIDEVRKILIIK, from the coding sequence ATGAAGAAAATACAGAAAACTTTATTTATATTGATATATATTTTTTTAGTGGTAACTGCGGGATTTTCAGTAAACAAAACATGGACAGGAACTGTAAGCGTTGATTGGCACACATCCGGCAACTGGTTGCCTTCGGGAGTACCGATCGCTGGAGACAATGTAACTATAAATACTTTGTCAAATCCTCCTAAAATTAGTGCAAATGCCGTTGCAAATTCACTTACAATTAGTTCAGGTTCTCTTACCATAACGGGAAATACAAGCCTAATCCTTTCCGGCAATTTCACACGTAACGGAGGAACATTTAGTGCAGGGCCTAACACCACCGTAATATTTAACGGCAGCAACTCTACCATAGGAGGGTTCATACCAACAAGCTTTGCTAACCTTACTGTTGCTACAAGCGGGACGGTAAAGCTTGATCAGGCTATAACGGTAGGAGGGACTTTTACAAACAGTGGAAATTTTAATACAAACCAGAAAAATGTAACCTTCAATGGGGCGGTCATAAATAATGGTACTTTTAAAACCTACATACCGATGCAGCCTGCAGCTAATAGTCAATTGACCTTCAAACAAAATTTTGATAATAACGGAAGCTTTACTGCCGATAGTAGAAACACCGCAATCTTTCAAGGACAAAACTCCAAAATAACAGGGACAGGCAGTTCGGAAACGCTGTTTGGGAATCTGACGGTAGCTGCAAATCCTGCAAAGTTAGAACTTGAAAAAAATATTAAGATTGCCGGCACATTTACACAAAACGGTAAGTTTCTAGTAAATGATAATACAACCGTAACTTTTACAGGGCCGAATTCCAAAATAGCAGGTTATTCGGAACCAACATTTTTTAATTTGACAATAGCAAGCGGTACATTGAAACTTGATCGGACAACTGTCAAAATCAAGGGAGCTTTCACAAATGATGGGGCATTCACTCATAATAATAAAACAGTCATATTCAACGGGCTGACTTCCAAAATAGCCGGAAATACGGAAACCAAGTTTTATAATTTGACGGTAGATGCCAATAAAATTTTACATCTTGAGCAACACATTATTATTGCCGCTTTCTTGGAGAACGGAGGGATTTTCAAAGCACAAGGAAAGACAGTAACATTAAATCCGGCGGGAACTGATATAAAGATTAAGGGAAAGAATACAGCAACCGATACGGAATTTGCTGCGATATCGTGTTTGGGAGCCGGCGGAAAAAAGCTCACAATAGACGGAAAAATCATGGTAGCTAACCTGAAGATAGGCGGAGCATCAGAGGTAAATAAATTAACGGTTCAAGGCGGGGCATCCTCCGAAATAACTCTGTCTTCTTCCAATCAAACTCCCGATCCGGGCACAAAAAAAGGCTATTACTTAAATGTAAACACGGATATCCCTATAGCAGACGGGAAAACCTATTATGTTGCTGAGAGCGTCTTGGGAAATCCAAATCCGAAAAACTGGGAACATATGTCTTCCACATGGAAAACTAATGCAACAACCACAAATTGGAATACTGCGTCAAACTGGACGCCCGAAGTAGTTCCGGCTGCCGGGTGGCCGGTCATAATTCCCGCAGGAGGAATTAAGTATCCCAAACTTACAACGAACGTATCTGCAAAATCCGTTAGGCTGAACGGTGAGCTGGATTTAGCAGATTATGTTATAAATGATACATCAAATACTGCTCCTCTCACAAACAACGGTCTACTAAAAATGACTGGTACAGCAGGCAGTCCTACAAACCAAAAAGATTGGCTTGAAAGCTCTAATACCAACGATCTTATTACTCACATTACCGGCTCCAAAATTGAGTATTATAGCAACACGAATAATTCTGTCTGGGATGGTCCTTATAAAAATCTGATCTTGGGAGAAAATAGAGCAATCTTAACAGCCAATGATTTAAAAGTAACAGGGACTTTAACCGTTGCCTCTACTGCAAGTAATCTGGTAGCAATTAATGCAGCTACCCAAACTTATGACGGTCATATAAACTTACAAAAGAATACGACTTTTAGCTCAACCGGCGCAAATGGAACGATGTTTAATGGCTCGGTTTCAACTTCGGGAATCGATATAGGCTTCAGTGGAAACGGTCGTATTCAGACGAAGGATATTACCGCAAAAGATATCATCGTAAACGCCGGAGCTGACACATGGACTTCATCAGGGACAATTACTGCACAAAATATTATCGTTCAGAGGACATGGACTTCTACAGGAAATGTTACCGCAAACGGTTCCATTACGGCAAATGGCTGGACAGCTAAAAACGTAAGTCTTAAAGGCGACCTTACCGTCGCAAGATTTAATCAAACAGACGGAGCTCTTACCTTTAATGGCACGGCTGAGCAGAAGCTTAATTTTATCGGTGCCGGCAATAAAAACATATTCAATCTTACAATCCATACCGGAGCAAAGGTAAAATTACTTTCTCCTGTTACCATTGTAAGAAACATTACCAATGGCGGAACCTTTAATGCCGACACATATACAGTAACACTGGGTAATAATAATAGTCATACAATTACAGGGACTTCATACGGCGATGATACAAAAAAGACAGAATTCCATAACTTGGAATGTACAGGAGCGGCCGGAAAAACTCTTACGATAAACGGAAAAATTACCGTAAAAAATGCACTTAAACTTTCAGGAACAGCAGCAAATAACACCGGCCGCTTAATAGTCAACGGGTCAGGACAAATATCTCTAAAAACAGATCATAACAGTCATACTGATATTTCACGGCAATTTCTAAAAATTGATACTCGAAATCTAGAAGTTTTAGAAAAGCCTTATGTTGTTAACCAAAGTGTAGATCATAACGGTAAGCCCAAAAGTTACAACGGCTGGATATTTTATAAAAATCCTGCTGATATCAGCATTAAAAACTCACTTGCCAAACCTAGACACGAGTATATTTACCTTTTATTTAGCGATACAAGTTATATGAGTCGCGAAGAATTCAAATTTATAGCTAACGATACTAATATTAATCCTAAATTAGAAATCACAGGCGGCAGTACTACTTATACATCAGATTTGCAGGATGTTTCTCCCGCCAACACAGCAGAGACACTATGGAAAATTAAGCTTGATAAAAATATTAAAGCTGATGATATTCTTGATCCCTCTTGTCAGATAGTTTTAAATTATTTCGGTACACCTAAAACCAAACCCCATATCTCTGACATCGGAATCGACATGGTAGAAACATTGACAGCTTCTAACTCGATAGTTTTGCGTCACTTTAATGCTTATGATGAAGAGCCGGCCTTACCTACACTTGATGTTAGAGTCCTCGCCGAAAAAAAAGCACTTTCTTCCAATATAAAATTACACTTTTTCTCCAAAGAGCCTCCTCCAGAGTATAAATTTTGGCATCCCGATACTATACCATCACCACCCGGCTCTTTTGCGAATCCTCAGGTAGGCACAACAAATTATTCTCCTACATTGAATGGAAACCTTATGACCTTTATCATTCCGTCAACCGATCCTCACTTAAAAGAAGGAAAGGTAGGGCAATTTATGTACGTCTATAATAATTGGCTTCCTTGTGCGCGCTTAAAAGATCCAGACGACATCCTTTCCTTTGATGTCTGGAATTTTAACATTGTAGGGGTACAAATGCAAAAGGGCGGCGTGTCAATCTTTGACAATGTTGTAAATCCTCACAAGGGTCAGTCTGCCACAATAGCTGCACACCTAAAAAAACCGGGTATGCTTACAATTCAGATTATGACCTTGGACGGCAACATAGTGCGCACTTTAACCCGTTCTCACCACAATGCAGGTGACCACTTTTATCTATGGGACGGAAGAAACAATGGCGGAAATCCCGTTGCAAGCGGTATGTATTTTGTAAGAATTGCCGGCCCCGAAATTGACGAAGTGAGAAAAATTCTGATTATTAAATAA
- a CDS encoding DUF3793 family protein has translation MLSIANIEYNLAYSCAPCLAGIKPSNLFSISAEYFKQFFLLDKDLLEAKGFFLKVLCACERGVQILLYKKDALEALIKEERVQAALLMFGYEPGMSLEDMLNLLASRMHSSQADRHCKRCCSFPHEIGLFLGYPVYDVLEYYRRNGEGCIFSGYWKVYADAEKAAETFEQYNECKKHFALQIEKGLRLYDLLSA, from the coding sequence ATGTTGAGTATTGCTAACATCGAGTACAATTTAGCTTATTCTTGCGCCCCCTGTTTGGCAGGGATTAAACCCTCAAATTTATTTTCTATTTCGGCAGAGTATTTTAAGCAGTTTTTTTTGCTTGATAAGGATTTGCTTGAAGCTAAGGGGTTCTTCCTAAAAGTGTTGTGTGCCTGTGAACGGGGTGTACAGATTCTTCTGTATAAAAAAGATGCTCTTGAGGCTTTGATTAAAGAAGAAAGGGTACAAGCTGCTTTATTAATGTTCGGGTATGAGCCGGGGATGAGTTTGGAAGATATGCTAAATCTTTTAGCGTCCAGAATGCACAGCTCGCAGGCAGACAGGCATTGTAAGAGATGCTGCTCTTTTCCGCATGAGATAGGGCTTTTTTTGGGTTATCCGGTGTACGATGTTTTGGAATATTACAGACGGAATGGAGAAGGTTGTATTTTTTCGGGCTATTGGAAGGTTTATGCCGATGCTGAAAAAGCAGCCGAAACCTTTGAGCAATATAATGAATGCAAAAAGCATTTTGCTTTGCAGATAGAAAAGGGCTTAAGGCTTTACGATTTGTTAAGTGCTTAA
- a CDS encoding flavodoxin, whose protein sequence is MAKIAVIYWSGTGNTQSMAESVLEGLKAGGADASLFTVSEFGSKSIDDYDKIAFGCPAMGAEELEPDEFEPFFASIEGKLSGKKIALFGSYEWAGEGSGGEWMRNWEARSKDKGADLFEEGLIIYDAPTAAGKDKCKEFGERFAK, encoded by the coding sequence ATGGCAAAAATTGCTGTTATTTATTGGAGCGGAACGGGAAATACTCAGTCAATGGCTGAATCCGTTCTTGAAGGTTTAAAGGCCGGCGGAGCAGACGCTTCTCTTTTTACCGTTTCGGAATTCGGATCAAAAAGCATTGATGATTATGACAAGATTGCATTCGGATGCCCCGCTATGGGAGCCGAAGAGCTTGAGCCGGATGAATTTGAACCCTTCTTTGCTTCTATTGAAGGAAAATTGTCCGGCAAAAAAATTGCCTTGTTCGGTTCATATGAATGGGCCGGTGAAGGTTCGGGCGGCGAATGGATGAGGAACTGGGAAGCAAGGTCTAAGGATAAGGGAGCCGACTTATTTGAAGAAGGCTTGATTATCTATGATGCACCCACTGCCGCCGGAAAAGATAAGTGTAAAGAATTCGGCGAGAGATTTGCAAAATAA